The proteins below are encoded in one region of Equus przewalskii isolate Varuska chromosome 1, EquPr2, whole genome shotgun sequence:
- the PSMA4 gene encoding proteasome subunit alpha type-4 — MSRRYDSRTTIFSPEGRLYQVEYAMEAIGHAGTCLGILANDGVLLAAERRNIHKLLDEVFFSEKIYKLNEDMACSVAGITSDANVLTNELRLIAQRYLLQYQEPIPCEQLVTALCDIKQAYTQFGGKRPFGVSLLYIGWDKHYGFQLYQSDPSGNYGGWKATCIGNNSAAAVSMLKQDYKEGEMTLKSALALAIKVLNKTMDVSKLSAEKVEIATLTRENGKTVIRVLKQKEVEQLIKKHEEEEAKAEREKKEKEQKEKEK; from the exons ATG TCTCGAAGATATGACTCCAGGACTACTATATTTTCTCCAGAAg GTCGCTTGTACCAAGTTGAATATGCCATGGAAGCTATTGGACATGCAGGCACCTGTTTGGGAATTTTAGCAAACGACGGTGTTTTGCTTGCAGCAGAGAGACGCAACATCCACAAGCTTCTTGATGAAGTCTTTTTTTCCGAAAAAATTTATAAACTCAATGA ggACATGGCTTGCAGTGTGGCAGGTATAACTTCTGATGCTAATGTTCTGACTAATGAATTGAGGCTCATTGCTCAAAG GTATTTATTACAGTATCAGGAGCCAATTCCTTGTGAGCAGTTGGTTACAGCACTGTGTGATATCAAACAAGCTTATACACAGTTTGGAG GAAAACGTCCCTTTGGTGTTTCATTGCTGTACATTGGCTGGGATAAGCACTATGGCTTTCAGCTCTATCAGAGTGACCCTAGCGGAAATTATGGGGGATGGAAAGCCACATGCATTGGAAATAATAGCGCT GCAGCTGTGTCAATGTTAAAACAAGACtacaaagaaggagaaatgacatTGAAGTCAGCACTTGCTCTTGCTATCAAAGTCTTAAATAAGACCATGGATGTTAGCAAACTCTCTGCTGAAAAAG TGGAAATTGCTACGCTAACAAGGGAGAATGGAAAGACAGTCATCAGAGTTCTCAAGCAAAAGGAAGTGGAACAGTTGAtcaaaaaacatgaagaagaagaagCTAAAGCTGAGcgtgagaagaaagaaaaagaacagaaagaaaaggagaaatag